One Actinomadura viridis genomic region harbors:
- a CDS encoding hemerythrin domain-containing protein, producing the protein MSTAPADVPVRDVIDLLRHQHDQIRDLFDLVEKSTGTRRREAFHRLVRLLAVHETAEEEIVHPMARRALPGGGEIVGERLAEERVAKELLAELDGMNTGDPHFLPRLRGLRDTVLAHARAEETEEFERLRDAFSESQRRGLAAAVRVAEATAPTHPHPGAESATRNLLAGPPLAVIDRVRDLIRDAMK; encoded by the coding sequence ATGAGCACGGCGCCGGCCGACGTGCCCGTACGGGACGTCATCGACCTGCTCCGCCACCAGCACGATCAGATCCGCGACCTGTTCGACCTCGTGGAGAAGTCCACCGGGACCCGCCGCCGGGAGGCGTTCCACCGCCTCGTCCGGCTGCTGGCGGTGCACGAGACCGCGGAGGAGGAGATCGTGCACCCGATGGCCCGGCGCGCGCTGCCCGGCGGCGGGGAGATCGTGGGCGAACGCCTCGCGGAGGAGCGGGTGGCCAAGGAGCTGCTCGCCGAGCTCGACGGCATGAACACCGGCGACCCGCACTTCCTCCCCAGGCTGAGAGGGCTGCGCGACACGGTGCTCGCGCACGCCCGCGCCGAGGAGACCGAGGAGTTCGAACGGCTGCGCGACGCGTTCAGCGAGAGCCAGCGCCGCGGCCTGGCCGCCGCCGTCCGGGTGGCCGAGGCGACCGCTCCCACGCATCCGCATCCGGGTGCGGAGAGCGCGACCAGGAACCTCCTGGCCGGGCCGCCCCTGGCCGTGATCGACCGGGTGCGCGACCTGATCAGGGACGCCATGAAGTGA
- a CDS encoding acyl-CoA dehydrogenase family protein, with protein sequence MDFTLPEELTGLLARLDAFIEQEIEPLERRDDNIRFFDHRREDARTDWERGGLPDREWEALLGEARRRADAAGFYRYPFPKEYGGMDGTNLGMAVIREHLAARGLGLHCDLQNEHAIVGNNVALLLMLEYGTPEQRAEWVDDLAEGRRFFAFGITEPDHGSDATFMETTAVRDGDGWVIDGEKTWNTGVHAADHDLIFARTSGAPGDGTGITAFLVPTSAPGFEVQEYLWTFNMPTDHAHIKLTGVRVPDTAVFGGEGRGLQVVQHFFNENRIRQAASSLGAAQYCVDQSVAYAKERAPFGKPLASNQAIQFPLVELQTQCDMLRALIHKTAWQMDTGGPFSASKEVSMCNYWANRLCCEAADRAMQVHGGLGYSRHKPFEHIYRHHRRYRITEGAEEIQMRRVAGYMFGFMKQKAPKGVGE encoded by the coding sequence ATGGACTTCACGCTCCCCGAGGAACTGACCGGCCTCCTCGCGAGGCTCGACGCGTTCATCGAGCAGGAGATCGAGCCGCTGGAGCGGCGGGACGACAACATCCGCTTCTTCGACCACCGCCGCGAGGACGCCCGTACGGACTGGGAGCGCGGCGGGCTGCCCGACCGGGAGTGGGAGGCGCTGCTGGGCGAGGCGCGGCGGCGCGCGGACGCGGCGGGCTTCTACCGCTATCCGTTCCCCAAGGAGTACGGGGGGATGGACGGCACCAACCTCGGCATGGCGGTGATCAGGGAGCATCTCGCCGCCCGCGGCCTGGGGCTGCACTGCGACCTGCAGAACGAGCACGCCATCGTGGGCAACAACGTCGCGCTGCTGCTCATGCTGGAGTACGGGACGCCCGAGCAGCGGGCCGAGTGGGTGGACGACCTCGCCGAGGGCCGCCGGTTCTTCGCCTTCGGCATCACCGAGCCCGACCACGGCTCGGACGCCACGTTCATGGAGACCACCGCGGTCCGGGACGGCGACGGCTGGGTGATCGACGGTGAGAAGACCTGGAACACCGGGGTGCACGCCGCCGACCACGACCTGATCTTCGCCCGCACGTCCGGCGCGCCGGGCGACGGCACCGGGATCACCGCGTTCCTGGTCCCGACCTCGGCGCCGGGCTTCGAGGTCCAGGAGTACCTGTGGACCTTCAACATGCCCACCGACCACGCGCACATCAAGCTGACCGGCGTGCGGGTGCCGGACACGGCGGTCTTCGGCGGCGAGGGCCGCGGCCTGCAGGTCGTCCAGCACTTCTTCAACGAGAACCGGATCCGCCAGGCGGCCTCAAGCCTCGGCGCGGCGCAGTACTGCGTCGACCAGTCGGTCGCGTACGCGAAGGAACGAGCGCCGTTCGGCAAGCCGCTGGCGTCCAACCAGGCCATCCAGTTCCCGCTGGTGGAACTGCAGACGCAGTGCGACATGCTGCGGGCGCTCATCCACAAGACCGCCTGGCAGATGGACACCGGGGGCCCCTTCTCGGCGTCCAAGGAGGTCTCGATGTGCAACTACTGGGCCAACCGGCTGTGCTGCGAGGCGGCGGACCGGGCCATGCAGGTGCACGGCGGGCTCGGGTACTCGCGGCACAAGCCGTTCGAGCACATCTACCGGCACCACCGGCGCTACCGGATCACCGAGGGCGCGGAGGAGATCCAGATGCGCCGTGTCGCGGGCTACATGTTCGGCTTCATGAAGCAGAAGGCGCCCAAGGGCGTCGGGGAGTAG
- a CDS encoding class I SAM-dependent methyltransferase — translation MKEATQSVANLTRERWEANAEYWVKIIREGRDRYRTELTDRAMLEAIGPCAGLRVLDAGCGEGYLARELAARGAEVVGVDASQGLIDAAEGHPDGRRGSMSFIRASVDAMPVEDAGFDLVVCNHLFSHLHDPGDAIREFGRVLRSGGRLIILTLHPCFYVEDSERGATASVPASRYFTPRGVDQRFLVDGLESPAEITSFLRPLEYYSGTLRDAGFVIADLREPHPTDEQLRSDPWWREGFPTALFLLLIAERR, via the coding sequence GTGAAAGAGGCGACTCAGTCGGTGGCGAACCTCACGCGGGAGCGCTGGGAGGCCAACGCGGAGTACTGGGTGAAGATCATCCGGGAGGGCCGTGACCGGTACCGTACCGAGCTCACCGACCGGGCCATGCTGGAGGCGATCGGCCCCTGCGCGGGGCTGCGGGTCCTCGACGCGGGCTGCGGGGAGGGCTATCTCGCCCGGGAGCTGGCGGCCCGGGGCGCCGAGGTGGTGGGCGTCGACGCCAGCCAGGGGCTGATCGACGCGGCCGAGGGCCATCCGGACGGCCGCCGCGGGTCGATGTCGTTCATCCGCGCGAGCGTGGACGCGATGCCGGTCGAGGACGCCGGCTTCGACCTGGTGGTCTGCAACCACCTGTTCAGCCACCTGCACGACCCGGGCGACGCGATCCGCGAGTTCGGCCGGGTCCTGCGGAGCGGCGGCCGGCTGATCATCCTCACCCTGCACCCGTGCTTCTACGTCGAGGACTCCGAGCGCGGGGCGACGGCGAGCGTGCCGGCCTCCCGCTACTTCACCCCGCGGGGCGTCGACCAGCGCTTCCTCGTGGACGGGCTGGAGTCCCCCGCGGAGATCACCTCGTTCCTCCGTCCCCTCGAGTACTACTCTGGAACGCTCCGAGACGCCGGTTTCGTCATCGCCGACCTGCGCGAGCCGCACCCGACGGACGAGCAGCTGCGCAGCGATCCCTGGTGGCGCGAGGGCTTCCCGACCGCGCTCTTCCTGCTCCTGATCGCCGAACGGCGCTGA
- a CDS encoding SAM-dependent methyltransferase, producing the protein MTRGPVLSPPRRPGPRLPEPPPALTGTPCLPPGAREPAGGLDTAPPSNARVYDYFLGGKDNYAVDRDLAERALREAPVLGSLARVNRAFLHRATRFLAERAGLRQFLDIGCGLPAHDTVDAIVRRVHPGCRVAYVDNDPMVLAHARALMALGDGTGVFAGDVREPATILGHPGLRRLIDLDEPVAVLLVGVLHHLTDGDDPDGAVAALVDALPPGSHVAVSHAVRTPQLDAAAGIYQSAGVPFTPRSRERIARLTEGLEPLRPVLPFPADLALSPRGPRPGEHMPLAGHIGRKPARSFDERRSVPR; encoded by the coding sequence ATGACCCGGGGGCCGGTGCTGAGCCCTCCCCGGCGACCCGGCCCCCGCCTCCCGGAGCCGCCGCCCGCCCTCACGGGCACCCCGTGCCTCCCGCCCGGAGCGCGGGAGCCGGCGGGCGGCCTGGACACCGCGCCTCCCAGCAACGCCCGGGTCTACGACTACTTCCTGGGCGGCAAGGACAACTACGCCGTGGACCGGGACCTGGCCGAACGGGCGCTGCGCGAGGCGCCCGTGCTCGGCTCGCTGGCCAGGGTCAACCGCGCCTTCCTGCACCGTGCCACCCGCTTCCTCGCCGAACGGGCCGGGCTGCGCCAGTTCCTCGACATCGGCTGCGGCCTCCCCGCGCACGACACCGTCGACGCCATCGTCCGGCGGGTCCACCCGGGCTGCCGGGTGGCCTACGTCGACAACGACCCGATGGTGCTCGCCCACGCCCGCGCGCTGATGGCCCTCGGCGACGGCACCGGCGTCTTCGCCGGCGACGTGCGCGAGCCCGCCACGATCCTCGGCCATCCCGGGCTGCGGCGGCTGATCGATCTCGACGAGCCGGTGGCGGTGCTGCTGGTGGGCGTCCTGCACCACCTCACCGACGGCGACGACCCGGACGGCGCCGTCGCCGCCCTCGTGGACGCGCTCCCGCCCGGCAGCCACGTGGCGGTCTCCCACGCGGTGCGCACCCCCCAACTGGACGCGGCGGCCGGGATCTACCAGAGCGCCGGCGTGCCGTTCACGCCCCGGAGCCGCGAGCGGATAGCGCGGCTCACCGAGGGCCTGGAACCGCTCCGGCCGGTGCTCCCCTTTCCTGCGGACCTGGCCCTCTCGCCCCGTGGCCCGCGGCCCGGGGAGCACATGCCCCTCGCAGGCCATATCGGGCGCAAGCCCGCTCGTTCCTTCGATGAACGGCGCAGCGTCCCTCGATGA
- a CDS encoding ATP-binding protein — protein MDTLDAWSGSPTLCSGPFAEPSLEVGTPYGWNPGLTSEGLLGEIDIAATPAAVRLARSYVRAVAGECFGAAAPVLDDLELLTSEAVTNSVVHARPRRHGTVTLSALHADGGVRVEVIDGGPRPKPLAAHGAALPDPAGGAEDGDPAVNGRGLLLIHTLAADHGRHHNIDGSTTFWFKVAVDEVGETP, from the coding sequence ATGGACACACTTGACGCTTGGTCCGGATCGCCGACGCTCTGCTCGGGCCCGTTCGCCGAGCCGTCCCTCGAAGTGGGGACGCCCTACGGATGGAACCCGGGCCTGACCTCCGAAGGTCTCCTCGGGGAGATCGACATCGCCGCCACCCCGGCCGCCGTACGGCTGGCCCGCTCCTATGTCAGGGCGGTGGCCGGCGAGTGCTTCGGCGCCGCCGCCCCCGTGCTCGACGACCTCGAACTGCTGACCAGCGAGGCCGTGACCAACTCGGTGGTGCACGCCCGCCCGCGCCGCCACGGCACGGTCACGCTCTCGGCCCTGCACGCCGACGGCGGGGTGCGCGTCGAGGTCATCGACGGCGGCCCCCGTCCCAAGCCGCTCGCGGCGCACGGGGCCGCGCTCCCGGACCCGGCCGGAGGCGCGGAGGACGGCGACCCGGCCGTCAACGGGCGCGGCCTGCTGCTCATCCACACCCTCGCCGCCGACCACGGCCGCCACCACAACATCGACGGGTCCACCACGTTCTGGTTCAAGGTGGCCGTCGACGAGGTAGGGGAGACGCCATGA
- a CDS encoding GntR family transcriptional regulator, translating to MPSSRPPGAGGRPALDDKHQLSEKVAAYVREAIMIGRLRAPDYVRTERLAAELGISATPVREALMILHSEGAVRWEPRRGFRVLPLTARDVDDLFRVQAYIAGELAARAAVALDEAEIERLGRVQRELEDAARAGDAERVDRLNHEIHRTVNKSSGSSRMTTLLNLTVHYVPLRFFGTIEGWAEASAHDHSAVFDALRARDPDAARAAMAGHIRHIGRLLVRHLEARNVLTEPPEAEPEAVAGTP from the coding sequence ATGCCCAGCAGCCGGCCGCCGGGGGCCGGAGGCCGCCCGGCGCTCGACGACAAGCACCAGCTCAGCGAGAAGGTCGCCGCCTACGTGCGGGAGGCCATCATGATCGGCCGGCTCCGCGCCCCGGACTACGTCCGGACCGAGCGGCTGGCCGCCGAGCTGGGGATCAGCGCCACACCGGTGCGCGAGGCGCTGATGATCCTGCACAGCGAGGGCGCGGTGCGCTGGGAGCCCCGCCGCGGGTTCCGGGTCCTGCCGCTGACCGCGCGGGACGTCGACGACCTGTTCCGCGTCCAGGCGTACATCGCGGGCGAGCTGGCCGCACGGGCCGCGGTCGCGCTGGACGAGGCGGAGATCGAGCGGCTGGGACGGGTCCAGCGGGAGCTGGAGGACGCCGCGCGGGCCGGCGACGCCGAGCGGGTCGACCGGCTCAACCACGAGATCCACCGGACCGTCAACAAGTCCTCCGGCTCGTCCCGGATGACGACGCTCCTGAACCTGACCGTGCACTACGTGCCGCTGCGCTTCTTCGGCACCATCGAGGGCTGGGCCGAGGCGTCCGCGCACGACCACTCCGCCGTCTTCGACGCCCTCCGCGCCCGTGACCCGGACGCGGCGCGCGCCGCGATGGCCGGCCACATCCGGCACATCGGGCGGCTCCTCGTCCGGCACCTGGAGGCCCGGAACGTCCTCACCGAGCCGCCCGAGGCCGAGCCGGAGGCCGTCGCCGGGACGCCCTGA
- a CDS encoding CoA transferase — MDDAAQQEPSPPLAGMRVIELSSFVASPLGGMTLAQLGADVIRIDQVGGGPDIGRWPLAPSGHSLYWAGLNKGKRSVTVDLRSPEGRRIVARLVAGSGEDGGIVLTNAAPRGGLAYDDLRAARPDLIHLRLLGHRDGRNAVDYTVNAELGFPYLTGPESHDGPVNHVLPVWDVACGLYLATGLLAAERHRARTGEGRRIEVALYDVALATAGNLGYLAEAQLCDTPRPRLGNHLFGDFGRDFATADGEPVMVVVLTGRHWRDLLAATGLGEVAAALERAFGADFGRAADRYRHREALGGVMAPWFASRTRAEIERDLGDASVLVARYGDLAGLTRDDAAALRSSPLMDVLDQPGAGRHLAPGPPLVFDGRQVPPRPAPVLGEHTGEVLRELLSLSPGEVDDLRARGVAGEPAGPAPEAGRTAAEAGRAGGR, encoded by the coding sequence ATGGACGACGCGGCGCAGCAGGAACCGTCCCCGCCGCTGGCGGGGATGCGCGTGATCGAACTGTCCAGTTTCGTGGCCTCGCCCCTGGGCGGGATGACGCTCGCCCAGCTGGGCGCCGACGTGATCCGGATCGACCAGGTGGGCGGCGGGCCCGACATCGGCCGCTGGCCGCTGGCCCCGTCCGGGCACAGCCTGTACTGGGCGGGGCTGAACAAGGGGAAGCGGTCGGTCACCGTCGACCTGCGCTCGCCCGAGGGCCGCCGGATCGTCGCCCGCCTGGTCGCCGGGAGCGGCGAGGACGGCGGGATCGTCCTCACGAACGCGGCCCCGCGCGGCGGGCTGGCCTACGACGACCTGCGGGCCGCGCGCCCCGACCTGATCCACCTCCGCCTCCTCGGCCACCGGGACGGCCGCAACGCGGTGGACTACACCGTGAACGCGGAGCTGGGCTTCCCGTACCTGACCGGGCCGGAGAGCCACGACGGCCCGGTGAACCACGTCCTGCCCGTCTGGGACGTCGCGTGCGGGCTCTACCTGGCCACGGGCCTTCTGGCCGCCGAGCGGCACCGGGCGCGCACCGGCGAGGGGCGGCGGATCGAGGTGGCCCTGTACGACGTCGCGCTCGCCACCGCCGGCAACCTCGGCTACCTGGCCGAGGCCCAGCTCTGCGACACGCCCCGGCCGCGCCTGGGCAACCACCTCTTCGGCGACTTCGGCCGCGACTTCGCCACCGCCGACGGCGAGCCGGTCATGGTGGTGGTGCTGACCGGGCGGCACTGGCGCGACCTGCTGGCCGCGACCGGGCTCGGCGAGGTCGCCGCCGCCCTGGAGCGGGCCTTCGGCGCGGACTTCGGGCGCGCCGCCGACCGCTACCGCCACCGGGAGGCGCTGGGCGGCGTCATGGCGCCGTGGTTCGCGTCCCGGACCCGTGCCGAGATCGAGCGGGACCTGGGCGACGCCTCGGTCCTGGTGGCGCGGTACGGCGACCTGGCCGGGCTGACCCGGGACGATGCCGCCGCGCTCCGTTCCAGCCCGCTGATGGACGTGCTCGACCAGCCCGGCGCCGGCCGCCATCTCGCGCCGGGGCCGCCGCTGGTGTTCGACGGCCGGCAGGTCCCGCCCCGTCCCGCGCCGGTGCTGGGGGAGCACACCGGTGAGGTGCTGCGGGAGCTGCTGTCGCTGTCCCCGGGCGAGGTGGACGACCTGCGCGCCCGCGGCGTGGCCGGAGAACCCGCGGGGCCGGCCCCGGAAGCCGGAAGGACGGCCGCGGAAGCCGGAAGGGCGGGCGGGAGATGA
- a CDS encoding FAS1-like dehydratase domain-containing protein, with product MSTGASGAPGLAAYVRGWRPEELTATATIGPAPAAALAGLLDRAGDAPAAGDPLPPLWQWLYFLDWPAQSELGPDGHPRDGHFLPPVPDRTRMFAGGRLRVAEPLRVGADAVRTSAVTGVKVKEGRTGELLFVTVRHEFRQDGELRVTEEQDLVYRSGGGGAARHEPRRDEPSSAAPWLLPLEADPVLLFRFSALTANAHRIHYDLPYARDEEGYPDLVVHGPLLAVLMAELPRRHAPERRLARLGYRFRRPVFAAEPVLVTGVPGGAAARLSVAGAAGTVRAEAEAEFA from the coding sequence ATGAGCACGGGAGCGTCCGGGGCGCCGGGCCTCGCCGCGTACGTGCGCGGCTGGCGGCCCGAGGAGCTGACGGCGACCGCGACGATCGGCCCGGCCCCGGCCGCGGCGCTGGCCGGGCTGCTCGACCGGGCCGGTGACGCGCCCGCGGCCGGCGATCCGCTGCCGCCGCTCTGGCAGTGGCTGTACTTCCTGGACTGGCCCGCCCAATCGGAGCTGGGCCCCGACGGCCATCCCCGGGACGGGCACTTCCTGCCGCCCGTCCCGGACCGGACCCGCATGTTCGCCGGGGGGCGGCTGCGGGTCGCGGAGCCGCTGCGAGTGGGCGCGGACGCCGTGCGCACCTCCGCCGTCACCGGCGTGAAGGTGAAGGAGGGGCGGACCGGCGAGCTGCTGTTCGTCACCGTGCGGCACGAGTTCCGCCAGGACGGCGAGCTGCGGGTCACCGAGGAGCAGGACCTGGTCTACCGCTCCGGCGGGGGCGGCGCCGCGCGCCACGAGCCGCGCCGGGACGAGCCGTCCTCGGCCGCGCCCTGGCTGCTGCCGCTGGAGGCCGACCCGGTGCTGCTCTTCCGGTTCAGCGCGCTCACCGCCAACGCGCACCGCATCCACTACGACCTGCCGTACGCGCGGGACGAGGAGGGCTACCCGGACCTGGTGGTGCACGGCCCCCTGCTGGCCGTGCTGATGGCCGAGCTGCCGCGCAGGCACGCGCCGGAGCGGCGCCTGGCCCGCCTCGGCTACCGTTTCCGCCGCCCGGTGTTCGCGGCCGAACCGGTGCTGGTGACCGGCGTCCCCGGCGGGGCGGCCGCGCGCCTGTCCGTCGCCGGCGCCGCCGGGACGGTCCGTGCCGAGGCCGAGGCGGAGTTCGCGTGA
- a CDS encoding acyl-CoA dehydrogenase family protein, which produces MKGDGVYELNDEESAIVGTVRDFVDREVRPVVRELEHSDTYPEALIERMKAMGVFGLAIPEPYGEASVSTPCYALVAEELARGWMSLAGAMGGHSVVSKLILAYGTEEQKRRYLPRMATGELRAAMALTEPGGGSDLQNLRTVARPDGDGYVVNGTKTWITNARRAGLVALLCKTDPSARPAHAGISVLLVEKGPGFTVSRDLPKLGYKGVESCELSFDDCRVPRTALLGEVEGRGFAQMMKGLEIGRIQVAARATGVGRAAFDDAFRYAQERESFGKPIWKHQSVGNLLADMATGLTAARRLLMHAAERYDSGERCDMEAGMAKLFASETAMEVALNAVRIHGGYGYSTEFDVERYFRDAPLMIVGEGTNEIQRDVIVRQLVSRGGLP; this is translated from the coding sequence GTGAAGGGGGACGGCGTGTACGAGCTGAACGACGAGGAGAGCGCCATCGTCGGGACGGTCCGGGACTTCGTCGACCGGGAGGTCCGCCCGGTCGTCCGGGAGCTGGAGCACTCCGACACCTATCCCGAGGCGCTCATCGAGCGGATGAAGGCGATGGGCGTCTTCGGCCTCGCCATCCCCGAGCCGTACGGGGAGGCGTCGGTCTCCACCCCCTGCTACGCGCTGGTCGCCGAGGAGCTGGCCCGCGGCTGGATGAGCCTGGCCGGGGCGATGGGCGGCCACTCGGTGGTGTCCAAGCTGATCCTGGCGTACGGCACCGAGGAGCAGAAGCGCCGCTACCTGCCGCGCATGGCCACCGGGGAGCTCCGCGCCGCGATGGCGCTGACCGAGCCCGGCGGCGGGTCGGACCTGCAGAACCTGCGGACGGTGGCGCGGCCGGACGGCGACGGCTACGTCGTCAACGGCACCAAGACCTGGATCACCAACGCCCGCCGCGCCGGCCTGGTCGCCCTGCTCTGCAAGACCGACCCCTCCGCGCGGCCCGCCCACGCGGGCATCAGCGTCCTGCTGGTGGAGAAGGGCCCCGGCTTCACCGTCTCCCGGGACCTGCCCAAGCTCGGTTACAAGGGCGTGGAGAGCTGCGAGCTGTCCTTCGACGACTGCCGGGTGCCCCGTACGGCGCTGCTCGGCGAGGTGGAGGGGCGGGGGTTCGCGCAGATGATGAAGGGCCTGGAGATCGGGCGGATCCAGGTCGCCGCGCGCGCCACCGGCGTGGGCCGCGCCGCGTTCGACGACGCCTTCCGGTACGCGCAGGAGCGGGAGAGCTTCGGCAAGCCGATCTGGAAGCACCAGAGCGTCGGCAACCTCCTCGCCGACATGGCCACCGGGCTCACCGCCGCCCGCCGCCTCCTGATGCACGCGGCGGAGCGGTACGACAGCGGCGAGCGCTGCGACATGGAGGCGGGGATGGCCAAGCTGTTCGCCTCGGAGACCGCCATGGAGGTCGCCCTCAACGCGGTCCGGATCCACGGCGGGTACGGCTACTCCACCGAGTTCGACGTCGAGCGCTACTTCCGCGACGCTCCGCTGATGATCGTCGGTGAGGGGACCAACGAGATCCAGCGCGACGTCATCGTCCGGCAGCTCGTCTCCCGCGGCGGCCTGCCGTAG
- a CDS encoding cytochrome P450 family protein, with product MAHDALPYVLDPAGTDVQGEAARLRDRGTATRVELPGGVVAWAVTAQEPLRRLLADPRVSKDPNRHWPDWIDGKIPQDWSLALWVSVKNMFTAYGDDHRRLRSLVAKAFTARRVEALRPGIEKITNGLLDSLAASPDGRADLREGFAYPLPIEVICSLFGIPEDARPGLRRCVDGVFNTALTPEQAMANQHELYGILTELVAHKRREPGDDMASGLIAARDDDGSRLSEAEMVDTLILMISAGHETTVNLLDHAITALLTHPEQLALARSGSWADAVEETLRWQAPVANLPLRYAVEDVEVDGVVIPKGDAILAAYAAANRDPGLHGEDADRFDISRLNKEHLAFGYGVHFCVGAPLARLEAEIALPALFERFPDLALAVDPGELRAVESFISNGHRSLPVTLYGS from the coding sequence ATGGCCCACGATGCCCTCCCCTATGTCCTCGACCCCGCCGGTACCGACGTTCAGGGCGAGGCGGCCCGCCTTCGGGACCGCGGGACGGCGACACGGGTGGAGCTGCCCGGCGGCGTGGTGGCCTGGGCGGTGACCGCGCAGGAGCCGCTCCGGCGCCTGCTGGCCGACCCCCGGGTCTCCAAGGACCCCAACCGGCACTGGCCCGACTGGATCGACGGGAAGATCCCCCAGGACTGGTCGCTGGCGCTGTGGGTGTCGGTGAAGAACATGTTCACCGCCTACGGCGACGACCACCGCCGGCTGCGCTCCCTGGTCGCCAAGGCGTTCACCGCGCGCCGCGTCGAGGCGCTGCGGCCGGGGATCGAGAAGATCACCAACGGCCTGCTCGACTCGCTCGCCGCGTCGCCGGACGGGCGGGCCGACCTCCGCGAGGGCTTCGCCTACCCGCTGCCGATCGAGGTGATCTGCAGCCTGTTCGGCATCCCGGAGGACGCCCGTCCCGGCCTGCGCCGCTGCGTCGACGGCGTCTTCAACACCGCCCTCACGCCGGAGCAGGCGATGGCCAACCAGCACGAGCTGTACGGCATCCTCACCGAGCTGGTCGCCCACAAGCGCCGCGAGCCCGGCGACGACATGGCCAGCGGCCTGATCGCCGCCCGGGACGACGACGGCTCGCGGCTCAGCGAGGCCGAGATGGTCGACACCCTGATCCTGATGATCTCGGCCGGCCACGAGACCACCGTCAACCTGCTCGACCACGCCATCACGGCCCTGCTCACCCACCCCGAGCAGCTCGCCCTCGCCCGTTCCGGCTCCTGGGCGGACGCGGTCGAGGAGACGCTGCGCTGGCAGGCGCCGGTCGCCAACCTGCCGCTGCGGTACGCCGTGGAGGACGTCGAGGTGGACGGCGTCGTCATCCCCAAGGGCGACGCGATCCTGGCCGCCTACGCCGCCGCCAACCGGGACCCGGGCCTGCACGGTGAGGACGCCGACCGGTTCGACATCTCCCGGCTGAACAAGGAGCACCTGGCCTTCGGGTACGGGGTGCACTTCTGCGTCGGCGCCCCGCTCGCCCGGCTGGAGGCGGAGATCGCCCTCCCGGCCCTCTTCGAGCGCTTCCCGGACCTCGCCCTGGCCGTCGACCCGGGCGAGCTCCGGGCCGTGGAGTCGTTCATCTCCAACGGGCATCGTTCACTGCCGGTCACCCTCTACGGGAGCTGA
- a CDS encoding GDSL-type esterase/lipase family protein, translating into MQETVTAPHGGPRGRGGLVVLGDGLAEGRDDPAPDGGRAGWAVRLAGLLDLPRDRVAGFGVAGATISEAARVQLPAARGLRPALVLLGCGLRDVVNGVPADDLRGHLEEIFGWARSAGAVAIAAPVLRPPLLARTIVSESRRNATLERIHALNAGMRESARAHGGEFIEPEMLPRLGDGSAWSFDGIHPNAAGHAHLAEVTAEIARPLIEAPAAPAPG; encoded by the coding sequence GTGCAGGAAACGGTGACCGCGCCGCACGGTGGGCCGCGCGGCCGGGGCGGGCTGGTGGTGCTCGGCGACGGCCTGGCCGAGGGGCGCGACGACCCCGCGCCGGACGGCGGCCGGGCCGGCTGGGCGGTTCGACTCGCCGGACTGCTGGACCTGCCGCGCGACCGGGTCGCCGGCTTCGGCGTCGCGGGCGCGACCATCTCGGAGGCGGCCCGCGTCCAGCTGCCCGCGGCCCGCGGGCTGCGGCCGGCCCTGGTGCTGCTGGGCTGCGGCCTGCGGGACGTGGTGAACGGCGTGCCCGCGGATGATCTCCGGGGCCATCTGGAGGAGATCTTCGGTTGGGCGCGGTCGGCGGGCGCGGTGGCCATCGCCGCCCCCGTGCTCCGGCCGCCCCTGCTGGCCCGGACCATCGTCTCCGAGTCCCGGAGGAACGCGACCCTGGAGCGCATCCACGCGTTGAACGCGGGAATGCGCGAGAGCGCCCGCGCGCACGGCGGGGAGTTCATCGAGCCGGAGATGCTGCCCCGGCTCGGCGACGGGTCGGCGTGGAGCTTCGACGGGATCCATCCCAACGCCGCCGGGCACGCCCATCTCGCCGAGGTGACCGCGGAGATCGCCCGTCCCCTGATCGAGGCGCCCGCCGCCCCGGCCCCGGGGTAG